In the genome of Desulfatiglans sp., one region contains:
- a CDS encoding GNAT family N-acetyltransferase yields MDKNPEIELRFSRAADSVFIRELSIVAFRPYGDYGEVVPEWHISGNSITVIACFEGVPLGFAMISKPSNRYDQDNSSELLAIAVEALWQGRGVGKFLLKEIENVALKAGIMTLFLHTSIDNRNARKLFSDSGYRVWQVKKGFYPLGQDACVMAKKL; encoded by the coding sequence ATGGACAAAAATCCCGAAATAGAGTTACGTTTCTCCAGGGCAGCTGACTCTGTTTTTATCAGGGAGCTCAGCATAGTGGCATTCAGGCCATATGGGGATTACGGGGAAGTTGTCCCTGAATGGCATATTTCAGGCAATAGCATTACGGTGATTGCCTGTTTTGAAGGAGTGCCCCTGGGTTTTGCGATGATCAGTAAACCATCAAACAGGTATGATCAGGACAATTCCAGCGAGCTTCTTGCCATTGCAGTGGAGGCATTGTGGCAGGGGAGAGGGGTAGGGAAGTTCCTTTTAAAAGAGATTGAGAATGTGGCGCTTAAAGCAGGAATTATGACGCTGTTTCTTCATACCTCAATCGATAACAGAAATGCCAGAAAGCTGTTTTCAGACTCAGGCTACAGGGTCTGGCAGGTCAAAAAGGGATTTTATCCGCTTGGGCAGGATGCCTGTGTGATGGCAAAAAAACTCTAA
- a CDS encoding type IV pilus twitching motility protein PilT: MAQIDAFFKLMNEQGASDLHLVTGQQPIIRINGELTRIKYKILENDPLKEMLYEIAPEEKVKLFEETGDVDFAYEIPGLARYRANFFDQKYGIAAVFREIPSEILTCEQLGLPPVVRKLASLPRGLVLVTGPTGSGKSTTLAAIIDEANRTRKDHIITVEDPIEFVHRSKEAVVNHREVGLHTRSFAAALRGALREDPDIILVGEMRDLETISLAIEAASTGHLVFGTLHTSSAAKTVDRIIEVFPANQQEQIRNTLSDGLRAVIAQNLFKRIDKKGRIAALEIMIAIPAIRNLIREAKTFQIPSSMQTGKKYGMQTLDDAIMELLKAKRISPDDAYAKCNNKDTFKPYLKNPPTDFTDA, from the coding sequence ATGGCACAGATAGATGCCTTTTTTAAACTCATGAATGAACAGGGTGCATCAGACCTGCATCTTGTAACTGGACAGCAGCCGATTATCCGAATAAATGGGGAACTTACCAGGATAAAATATAAAATCCTTGAAAATGACCCCTTAAAGGAGATGCTTTATGAGATAGCGCCTGAAGAAAAGGTAAAGCTTTTCGAGGAAACGGGTGATGTTGATTTTGCCTATGAAATTCCGGGGCTTGCACGCTACAGGGCCAATTTTTTCGATCAGAAGTATGGCATAGCAGCGGTATTCAGGGAGATCCCTTCCGAGATCCTTACATGTGAACAGCTCGGCCTTCCGCCTGTTGTGCGCAAACTCGCCTCCCTTCCAAGGGGGCTTGTACTGGTGACAGGACCAACCGGAAGCGGTAAATCAACCACCCTTGCAGCTATAATAGATGAGGCAAACAGGACTCGCAAAGACCATATCATCACGGTTGAAGACCCCATAGAGTTTGTTCACAGGAGCAAGGAGGCGGTTGTAAACCACCGGGAGGTAGGCCTTCATACCAGGTCTTTTGCGGCCGCCCTAAGGGGGGCACTCAGAGAAGACCCTGATATCATACTTGTAGGAGAAATGCGCGACCTTGAAACTATTAGCCTTGCCATTGAGGCTGCATCTACAGGCCACCTTGTCTTTGGCACCCTGCACACGAGCAGCGCCGCAAAGACGGTTGACCGCATTATAGAGGTATTTCCGGCAAACCAGCAGGAGCAGATAAGAAACACCCTTTCTGATGGTTTAAGGGCGGTTATTGCCCAGAACCTCTTTAAGCGTATAGACAAAAAGGGCAGGATTGCCGCACTTGAAATCATGATAGCCATACCTGCAATTAGAAACCTCATCAGGGAGGCAAAGACTTTCCAGATACCATCCTCAATGCAGACCGGTAAAAAATATGGGATGCAGACACTTGATGATGCTATTATGGAACTATTAAAGGCAAAGCGTATCAGCCCTGATGACGCCTATGCAAAATGCAATAATAAGGATACCTTCAAGCCCTATCTCAAGAATCCGCCTACAGATTTTACAGATGCATAG
- a CDS encoding PilT/PilU family type 4a pilus ATPase, with translation MKKQQIDNILTAMLESHEGVSDLLATVDKPFQVEATGLLKSVNLNPPIDSITPFQAEVFSLNLINSDRRLTRDLIRGGSCDLSYQLAGKARFRVNTFSQKGYYSTVMRQLATRIPTIEELGLPDAFKRMPKERNGIILVTGATGSGKSTSLAAVLNEINETSSVHVITLEDPVEFIHSQKKATFNQRELGHDFDSFASGLRAAMRQAPKVILVGEMRDRETVEIGLSAAETGHLVLSTLHTVDAGQTINRIVGMFEQEEEKQIRIRLADTVRWIVCQRLLPKVGGGRQAAHEILGTNLRVKDTILNGEAEGKSFYEIIEASRPFGMMTFDQSIVDHYRAGKVSEETAMSYSSRKGVVGRMIDSVKSERGEKTTEIEGLKIDELYSKKKR, from the coding sequence ATGAAAAAACAACAGATAGACAACATTTTGACTGCAATGCTTGAATCCCATGAAGGGGTTTCAGACCTTCTGGCAACCGTTGACAAGCCTTTCCAGGTGGAGGCAACAGGATTGCTTAAGTCAGTTAACCTGAATCCCCCCATAGATTCAATAACACCATTCCAGGCAGAGGTATTTTCACTTAACCTGATCAACTCAGACAGGAGGCTCACAAGAGACCTTATAAGGGGAGGATCATGCGACCTCTCATACCAGCTTGCCGGAAAGGCCCGTTTCAGGGTAAACACCTTTTCGCAGAAAGGTTATTACTCAACCGTAATGAGGCAGCTTGCCACGAGGATACCTACAATAGAAGAGCTGGGCCTCCCTGATGCATTCAAAAGGATGCCAAAGGAGAGAAACGGCATAATCCTTGTTACAGGCGCTACAGGAAGCGGTAAGTCCACCTCCCTTGCCGCGGTTTTAAACGAGATCAATGAGACAAGTTCTGTCCATGTCATTACCCTTGAAGACCCTGTTGAATTTATCCATTCCCAGAAAAAGGCCACCTTTAACCAGAGGGAGCTGGGCCATGATTTTGATTCCTTTGCATCAGGATTACGGGCAGCCATGAGACAGGCGCCAAAGGTTATTCTTGTAGGTGAAATGCGTGACAGGGAGACTGTCGAGATCGGTCTTTCTGCAGCAGAGACCGGCCACCTTGTTTTGAGCACCCTTCATACTGTTGATGCGGGACAGACAATAAACAGGATAGTCGGCATGTTTGAACAGGAGGAGGAAAAGCAGATCAGGATAAGGCTCGCTGATACTGTTCGGTGGATTGTCTGCCAGAGGCTGCTTCCAAAGGTTGGGGGAGGGCGTCAGGCTGCCCATGAGATACTTGGTACAAACCTGCGGGTTAAAGATACTATCCTGAACGGAGAGGCAGAGGGCAAGAGCTTTTATGAGATCATAGAAGCGAGCCGCCCCTTCGGTATGATGACATTCGACCAGAGCATTGTAGACCATTACAGGGCCGGAAAGGTATCTGAAGAGACCGCCATGAGCTATTCATCAAGGAAGGGAGTGGTTGGCAGGATGATCGATTCAGTCAAGTCTGAACGTGGAGAAAAGACCACCGAGATAGAGGGGCTTAAGATAGATGAACTGTATAGTAAAAAGAAACGCTAG